GCACATTTTTTACGTTTACTTATTTTGGCAAAGTAGatttaaaaacaaacagcaaccaaatcaaaagaaGAGGAAATACAGAACATAATCTACCTACCTTATACTATTTCATCAAACTATGTTTAcaccaatttcattatatcGATCAACTGTGAGAACTCCATTTATCATACCAACCATAAACTCACGTAGTCTATCAGGAATAACCAAGTTTGATACAAGAAAATTTGTTCAAACATTGCAAGATAAAGGTGGATTTTCTGAAAAGCAAGCAGAAGTAGCTGTGAATGTGGTTAATGCTGCTATAAATGATGGGATATATTCTATTACTAATAATCTTgttaaaaaagaatcattatcatcaatagcttatcaacaaaaagtCAATTTTGCTAAATTAAAAGGTGAATTACAAACTATGGATAAATCAGAATTCACtagtttgaaaaaagaacaagaaaaactACGTACtgatttaacaaatttgaaaaatcgtttaaaagaagaaatcacCAAGAATCAAGCAAGTGTTAGAttagatttgaatttagaaAAGGGAAGAATTAGAGAAGAAAGTTCTCAACATGAATTAAGAATAGAAGATACTTATAGTAGAATAGATGAAGAAGTTTCTAATATGAAAATGCAAATTAAAACTGTGAAAACTCAAGTGTTACAATGGTTAATGGGGGTAAGTACTGGTACTTTGGCTTTATTATTGACATTTGTCAGATTTTACTTTTAATCCTCCTCCCCACTCACTCAACACAAATCTTGTATAACTATTCTTTCTCTTTATCTATAGTTGATAATAGGTTtcttatttattaatataaaaagaatgatatattgatttgattatatATAGACAACCTACATTTTTATGAACACCTCAAACTTCCGGTGGTGGTGTACAATTAGCTAATCAAAAGAAAGcgaaaaagcaaaaaaagcgaaaaaaaaaaaaaaagaaaaataaacacaaaaaaaaaaaaatttgttgaaatcGTAACAGAACTCAACTCAACTCTGTCCAAATTACCCATTATACAAGTCATAACAAACCCtgttattctttttccttCCCTCCCCCCTACACATACTAATGAATTCAATATATAATCATGGTTTAAAGCAAACCCAAACAATAACCAAAGATTTGactcaatttgaaaaaaatctatCCACATCACCATTATCATTACAAGGTGCCATCACAACATCATTAACTGCATTCAGGAAAACTATCAAAgaatataatgatttattggaaaaaaatGTTAATGATACATCTTATACTAAACATGAAAATAGattgaataaattcaatcaagatttaaatgaattcactttaaaatttgataatttgaaaaagcaACGTGATATTCAAGTTCAAGAATCtaataaacaagaattattagGTAGAAGACACATATCAACAACAGGAGCAGCATCGGCATCGGCATCGGCATCGGCATCATCAGATAATCCATATGATTCTAATTCaactcaacaacaattacaagaaGATCAAAATACCATGTCTTATAGGGAAGGATTATATcatgaaaaaaattctttagaAAGAGGATCAGAACAATTAGATCGAATTCTAGAAATGGGACAACAAGCTTTTGAAGATATTGTTgaacaaaatgaaatattaaGAAAAGTTCAAACTAAATTTGAAGAGAGTTTAATCACTTTAGGAGTAAGTCAAGGAACTATACGAAGTGTGGAAAGAAGAGCAAAACAAGATAAATggttgttttggttttgtgtGGTTATAATGTTAGTAATGTTTTATTACATTGTGAAATTGTTCAGGTAAGTGTAATTTATAGTAATATAAGCAAGTAATAATtaactaataatatatatatatatatatatatgtgtgtgtgtccTGTTATTATTCTGTAAATTGTGAACGTTATAGGAAGTGGAGGGTTTGATGGAGAATGAGTGGGACGAGGTGGGACATGGGTGGGGTAGTAGTATTTGCCTTTTCAAGCCTTTATTCTTATAATTATGatcctttttctttttctttttccagATCAGTTATTCCATTTGAtgagttgttgttaattgCAGCAACATTATTAcctttcatttttttatttgctTCTTAATCGAGGTATTGTAGTTAAAAAGGTAAAAGGAAACAAAACCTTAAGCtgttcaaaatttttttttttatcaccGCCCAATAATGAACTCCTCATTTGCCCCCACTTTCTATGACAATAATCCGTATCTAAAGAAATAAAGCTACATTATagattacaaaaaaaaaaaaaaaaatgttctTCTTTTGTGTTGTTGAAGATGGCTCAGATATCTTGATGACCTACCTACCAATTAgagtaaaaaaaagtaaaaggatatatgtatataaaatgacaattgaaaaaagcCCCTAAGAAAAGGAAACAAATCTGCAATTCCAAGCCTTGTTCTATGGTGGGGGTTAATTTGATGTTCTCATTAGGTAATGAAAATGGGAAGAGTCTCTCGTTACCATTAAGATTAGAATTAGAACCCTATCATTTTATCTCATGATTCTACCATTACTATATCCACTACAATCTGTTGATATTTAATCgtatttgattaataatggTTCAACTATCTTTCCTCACCTGCCACTTCTGTCATTGTTTAGTAACATCTATTATGGAATGACCCTTGAAGTGAATCCCTTTATGGTCATCATATCTGTATGGTTTCTATTCTTTctattcttgtttttaaCGGTAAATTCGATCAAGACATTCAcgaaattcaatatttccTAATTAGGTTAACAAATTTGGTGTGTCCTGTATATAAAATAGGCTGCAAATACTAAATAGGAAATAAAACGAAGAATAATTAAGAACTCAactgaattgaaaaaaaaaaaaaaattttgaatgtCTATGtgaatattgaatttactCGATATGTGATTTGACTATGGTTAATggaataattattatcctttgttgttggtgttgatgTGCCCAAAAGGTCTGCATTCgtataaaatattttgaatttccTTATCCCCTCTGAAATCgtaaaatttttcttttggagcttttttttttttctattaaaCCTTTCAACAatctttatcaataaaGCCTACAACAATCTGttcattcatttcattGATACAAAAACACCAACACTCTCCTTTTCGGTTTCATATATATctaatttttgaataaatatttgtttttgcaagaaagagaaaacaaacaaacaaacaaacaaacaaacaaaaagagTATGAAGTTGGATTATATTTTGGCTTCCCTTGTCATTGCCAGTATAACTGAAGCTGCTCCAATCAAAAGAGGGTTGTTTGAGGATTTATTTGGAACTAGTAGTTCTAATACTGCCCCTGCCCCTGCCCCTGCCGCAGCACCAGCTCCAGCTCCAGCACCTGCCGCAGCTGCTCAACAGGCTGTCAACGTTAATACTCCTCCTGCTGCTGCTCCTGCTGCTGCTCCTGCCACAACGACTGCTGCTTCTTCAAGTAAAGGGTTCTGGGCAGGATTATTTGGTGGAGATCTGACCAATACAGCCTCAACTGCTGCGGCTGCGGCTGCTCCAGCTCCAGCTTCTGCTTCTGTAGCTTCTGCTcctgctgctgttgctcCTGTTGCTGCCCCTGCTGCTTCAACTCCACAATCTACCAGCTCTTCCTCATCTTTTGGAGGATTTTTCAGCAATTTGTACAATGACTTTTTTGGATCTTCATCGGCGAATGCCAATCCACAGCCACAGGCACCAGCTCAAGCACAAGCCCCAGTACAAGCTACAAAGCCTACATCAGCTGCCCCAGTTGTGGTAACTAGTGCACAAATATACACTTCTGTTGTTACTTCTGCTGCtcctgctgctgctgctgcttcTCCTGTTGCTGCAAATGGAAACTCCGGTTCTGATGATTATTCTGCTGAAGGTTTATTTGCATTCTTATTTGGTGGTGGCAAAGCATCAGCTACTGCCTCTTCTGCTTCTGCTTCATCAAACCCAATTTATGGTTCGGGTTCTGATTCAGGTTCAGGTTCAGGTTCAGGTAATTCTGCTGGAAATACAGGCTCCTCATCTGGTACCACTTTGGGTGTTGGTTATCAAGGAGGATCACCAGGTAAAAATACAGCTTCTATAAACACTGCAACTGCAACTGCTATTAACGGAGGTAGTGCTGCTGGTGCCactgctgctgctggtTCTTTAGGAATAACTTATTCTCCTTACACTAAATCAGATGGATGTAAAAGTGCATCACAAATTGCTCAAGATATTGCTAAATTATCCAATTATGAAGTCATTAGATTATACAGTACTGATTGTTctggaattgaaaatgtatTGTCAGCCATGggatcaaatcaaaaattgtttttagGTGTTTGGAATATTGATAGTCCTCAAGGTGAATTACAAGATATTGTCAATGCTGTCAAGCAGAGTTCTAGTGGTTGGAATGTTGTTCACACTATTGCTATTGGAAATGAAAGAGTTAATGCTGGTGCTGCAAGTGTAGCCCAAGTGCAACAAGCAGTTGATTTATCTAAAAAATACTTGAAATCTCAAGGATATAATGGTCCAATCGTCACCGTTGATACTTTAGTTGCTTACGTAGGAAACCCACAATTATGTGAAATGTCTGATTACCTTGCAGTCAATTCCCATCCATATTGGGATGGAGGAGTTCAACCAGAGAATTCTGGTCAATGGTTGTTACAACAAATTGCTCATTTGCAAAGCGTTTGTGGGTCTTCAAAAGATGTGTTAATCACTGAAACTGGTTGGCCAACACAAGGTGATGCCTACGGTCAATGTGTTCCTTCCGTGCAAAACCAAGTTGCTGCTGTGAAATCCATTGTTAAATCCCTTTCTGACAAAGTTATTATGTTTACTATGTTTAATGATTATTGGAAAGATCCAGGTGCATATAATGTTGAACAACATTGGGGATTATACGGTGATCCATCATCTTAGAtacaattaatcaaatctaTCATATCCTTCTGGTTGCtttaaacaagaaaaaaaaaaaaaaagtaatgCCATTCATTCAAACATAATACCTTTAATTCTTCcttattgattttttacgttatcaatttttcagtTCTATTACTTGGATTTTCTCAACTTGGTTTAATTAGTCTGGTTGTTGAAAGctatgtttttttcttagatattattattagaatttccaaattttaATTGTGTTATTCTTGCTTTTTAAATAttctattcttttttttttttttttgttttttaatttatacatataaattcttgtaataaataccaaaaaagaagCACTGTTTTTATTCCAACCTTTCCCAAGCTTCATTTACTTGTAGAATACATAGATTGCCAAACAAATTAAGTATGCttcttgataataaataaatgtgctattaatacaaaaaaatagtaaaaaaaaaaaaaaatgagaTGACACTATAgagaaattagaaaatcCATCCCAAGATTTTATCATAAAACCATTGTCCATCAAAACGTTTACCTTCAGCTTCTCTGATAGCCTTCTTTTCAGCTGCTTCGGCTTCGAATTTCTCAAATTCAGCATCAATAACATCCCTGTAAGTATCCAAATCAACTTCTTCTGGTTTCAaccattttgttttataaataatcttgtaaccaaagaagaaaattaaaaacaCTGGTAAGACAATGTACCCAGTGATAAAGTTTTTGTAATCAAACTTATCCCCCAAAAATACGGTGAAATTcttgatgaaaataatgagAATACAAATGGCCAAAGATATGTAACTACCGTATGGTTGTAAAGGAGATCTGTAAACCAAATCTTTGTATCTGTCCAAACCTTGGGCTTTTAAAGCTTTCATGAATCTAATATGGAAAGTCAAAATACAAGCCCAAGCAATTAAACCAGTTAAAGAGACAACATTGACAAAATATGTGAAAACTTCGGCCGACCCAGAAGAAACATTCATATATGCCAACAAACAGAACAAGAAACTCAATAAAACACCATAGTATGGAACACCcattttgttggttttggAGAAAAATTTTGGAAGATAACCATCAACCAGCAAACTATAAACCAGTCTTGAGCAAACATACATATCACTGTTGGAAGCTGAAATGACAAATAAAAGAATACAGGCATTGATAAGATGGTCTAACCCGTTAATTTTAGCATTTTTAATGGCAATAACAAAAGGACTAGCACCGGCATTGGTACCTTTGGCacccaataataatggatcTTTGGATGAAACACACAtaccaacaaataaaatcGATAAGATGTAGAAAACAAGAATACGGTACAATGTCAATTTGATAGCTTTTGGAATAGCTCTTCTTGGGTTTCTAGTTTCACTGAATGTAACAGCAACCAATTCAGATCCAAGATAAGCAAACACAGCAGTAACTAAAACTGATACAAATGCAACGAATCTTCCCTTTGAACCACCAATAGCCACATTTTGGGCTGAGTTTGaataatgaatgaatgCTCCTGGGTTTTTCCAATATCTAAAACCGAGTCTTTCATGAGTTGGTCCACCACCTAATGCAATAATCCACAACAAAAGAATCAACCCTAAACAAGTCAACACTTTTAATATTGACAtccaaaattcaatttcccCAAATACTTTGACCCCaagaaaattaataaatgtaATGACAACAAGAAATACTGTAATCCAAACCCCTGGATTCACTCTATCTCTTGAAACCCAATATTGCATAGTTAATGCCCCGGCGGTCAATTGATTAGCTGGAAGTactaaatatttaataagATAAACAATACCACAAGCAAATCCCAAAGCTTCATCAGCGTATCTTTTCCCATAATTTGCAAACCCCGGCAAGGGAATAAAAGAGGCAATTTCACCAAGAGCAGTCATAACCatataaacaacaaatccaATGGCACCATAAGCTACCAAAATAGCACCTGGTCCAGCAGTTTTCAAAGCCAGTCCAGTACCAATAAGAAGACCTGTTCCCAATGCACCCCCAATGGCAATCAATGAGACATGACGAGCGTGTAATTCCTGTCTAAGTTGGTGTCCTTCTTCGGCATTATGAGCTGATGGATTAGATCTGGCAATATAGAGGTCATAATTGGTTGTATGTTGGGTAATAACCGATTCTAAGTCGGCAGTTGATgatcttttttcttcattcaGAAGACCTTTGTCGCTATTGTAGCCAAATACCATTTAACAAAAGTAGTAGGTGATGTTGATATCGATATTGATTATGGAaaagattatttaaaaaaaaaaaattggaaaatggaaaattataataatagaagtattatttgttttcttaacaaaaaaaaaaaagaaaagccTAATTTGAAACtgtaaaagaaaataattcaaaattactataaaaaagaaagaaagaactTCAAGAGAAGAAGGACAGACAAGgaactatatatatatatatatatatacagCAAAGGTCATCCCAATATCAACACTAAATTGTATAAAACttaaaaggaaaaaaaaaaagagaagaagaagaagaaaaatgtGACAATAACAGATAACACTAAACTTTGTGCAGGAACATGACTACATGACTGATTGACTGACCGACTGGCTAAATTCTAAATATTCgttagtggtggtggtggtggtagagAGTGCCGTTGTCGTGTTGTTGTGTTTTTTTGGATTACATAACATACATGCATAcgggaagaagaagtaacaaaaacattattgataaaGCGGAGATGGAAAACCTTTTGATATAGTCTAAAGCTCCCCCCCCACCACCCAAGCAAtggaacaaaaaaataaaataaaaaaagcCCAAGGCGATTTTTAGATTGGAATTAGAATGTTAATCTATGTATTAATTgttaaaataaaagaaaaatgggTTCACAGCAAGGAGACATATATCTTTCTATAACATCAAcataaataaattcttttatgatgataaatttatttaaactTTTAATGACACAATTCTTTAACATTTACTAACAATGGCCAACCATAAAGTAGCCTAAAATGACATGACATGATATAGCATaaccaattgattgatttaaacTAAGTTAATTGGAGCAAACCTGAAGAAGTGGTGGTTAAGTCATTCTCAATTAATCACTCTCCCTCTCTATCTTAAAGAACgaaaattaaaaacaaaaccacCATCGCCAAGAAATTCGTAAACACGGaacaaaactaaaactcaattttctttttttttgtttttttgcagagatattgaaaatcGCCGTGAATTCTCTAATGATAACAAGATTGTTTATCAGTTCATATTAGGTAGGCCGTTTTCAAAtctattgaattgattcttCAGTATCTCGTATACAAAACTTTCTCCTggtattgttttaaattctATAACCTCCGttctctcttttttctttctttctttgttcAACGTGTTGTGGTAGTAGTTTGTTCCATTAATAATGttgccttttttttttttttttttggtctAACCATTAATGCTGTTTACGATGGTtgcaataaaaaaaaaaaaaaggaagtAAAGCCTCGTTCTAACTGATTGACTTCTTTTGatcatacaaaaaaaaaaaaaaagaaagaaagaaaaagagaatcttcttcaattgaaacagAACAAGGAAAGTTAATCGGTTAAAGTGAAAAGAGATAAACTCAAACGAACAAATCAACGAGTGTAATTTTCTTGGATGATAGATAATTAGCCGAGTGGATCAATTTAAcaaatagtaataataaccGGATAATTCGCCACCACCAAACgtgaaaataataataataataatttgaagaattacaCACTCtcatcaaattcttcttatattttattttaagTTTAAACCGTTTTTTCAGGGCTTTCAGAATAGATTACTTACATTGTAAAACTTTTAGAACCGTAAAGTCAGCCAGTTAAAGGCATTTTGGTTTAGTTCCTTTATCAGagtcaaaaaaattttttcacgGATTCGCGTTCCCGTTAAGATCACCACCATACCACCGtcaccaccaaaaaagtGTATCTATAACTGATATGATTACTCTCCTCTGTATTACCAAGGACTATATCAGCACAACACCGTCGCTCAGAAAAGTCaatgattattatatttgcAATCATGAGAGATTATATGTATACATCATTCTATTTGTAGAAAGAAGAGAATTAAACTCACTCACTCGGTCCAGCTTTACGGCGTTTTAGTTCggagttttttttttttttttttttcacttgaAACCCCCGCCAATTACTGCATGGTTTATATGTGTCAAATACCATTTCTTAAATTTAGTTTGTGGGGTTGGaacaaatttattggttttaACTAGTatatcctttttttttttcttggttcTGATTTAAGTCGTACAATGTTTGTCCCATGACGTGGAAGATCCAATAGTTGTGACCAAGCTCATACTGTCTCATTTCTTTAACGATAAGTAAGATGTGTGATCTGACATATATTTCTTGGCCATGctaacatcatcatctgtAAAACTTCTACTTTGACAACTCTCCACCATTTGTCAAGAGagatccaaaaaaaaaacaaaaaaaataaaagaaaataaaataccAAGAAATTTGGGGTCGGCTTTAACTGAACAAGAGCTGATTCCAAATATCCATGAAATCTCTCGTTTAAAGAACTACCgctgctgttgctgctgaCGTTCTTTGTGATCACACGGCATTTAAACGGAATTGTTGGTTCAAATGGTCCTCTTTAAAAAATgagaaaataatattgaagttggaagcaaaaaaataaaacccACGCCGGGATTCGAACCCGGAATCCTTTGATTAGAAGTCAAAAGCGATAACCATTTCGCCACGCAGGCTTTCTGATGGTTTTggcaatttcaaataaatacTAACCTTGTTATTCAGGAGAAACGTattcatttaaaatattaaattgatgccttaatttgattcaagGTGTCTGTAAAATAACATAACTTAGTTTATAGAATATTAAAGTTGTAATAACAAACATAAAATATAAGGTTTATTGaagttttaataatatgtCATCTGTTCAATTTTCCacaacaaattgaagaaatatttgGCGAAATAATTTCTGCAAAAATTTACTACTTTGTGTTTTATTAACATATAAAATGTAAATCGTTAACCATATATTTTACTGGTATAGTGTCCAAGTATTTAACATTCTAACTAAAACAGAAATCCGATGCCTTTCTCCAGGCAACAAAAACCCATCCTTGTCTTCTTTCTCGATTAAGTTCAAATTCAATGTCtttttcctcttcttcatcaatatattGTTTGCCTGTAGTAATATCAGCTTCCATGGCATTTCTCCAATGAGTCTTTTTAAATACCTtccaaaaaacaaataaacaaatgaaGAATACTGGAGCAAAATAGGAAGTAAACAAATTTGACACTGAAAACTGTCCCGGAAAGAAAATCCAAAACCCATTGAAAATCAACACCACCACATTAAGGAAAAATCCAAAGTATGTGAAATATGGGTGAATAAATTTTGGAGCCAAATAATAACCATATTGTCCCTTTTTCATTTGCTTACCAGTTTGAACCTCATATGCCTTtctaaatttgaaataagAGAGCCACATGCAAATATAAGAACATAACAATCCTGTGGTGGCTAAATTAACAAACCAATTGAATACCACTCCAGTAGATTGAttaatattcaaataaGAAATCAAAGATATAACACCTGTGAATATGACACAATTAATGGGTACACCACTTTTCAAAcatttggaaaaaaatCTTGGAACATATCCTGCCAAAGAAGCAGAATAAAGTGATCTAGTtccaagaaagaaaaatgcaTTGCCACAAGAAAATGCTGAAGTTAAAACAGCTCCATTAACAACCAGTCCTAACCCACGAACACCAACATTTTGAATACCCAAAGTCCAAGGTGACACAGTAGATGATTTTAAAGATTCCACTAATGAAGGATCATTAGAAGCTATAAGAcaattcaagaaaaaaataccaCCAAGATAAAACAAGTATATTCTGATGTAAGAACGTTTAGCAACAATTCCAATGTTTTTACGAGGCATTTTAACTTCAGCAGCAATTAATGCTAACACATCGGGACCACCGGCGGCAAACCCGGCccaaattaaacaattgtaAGTACCAAGGAATTTACCAGTTGTCCCACCCACCAAATATGGTTTAAAAAGACCACCTTCTTTCCAATGTTGAAATCCATAAGCATTATGTTGAGGATTACCACCACACATtgatattaaagaaaaaatcatcaaacctaaaattaaaattactttaaatgaagaaaaaatcgATTCAAATTCTCCATAAAATTGAGCtccaaataaattgattaaaaaaaataataccaaAGCAATAGTAATGAAAATACCAGGATTAATATCTGTCCAAAATGATATCAATCCTGCACATGCTGTAGCTTCAATACAAACAAACATTAATGCAGTATAAGTATATATTAAAGATGAAGCAAATCCTAAAGCTGGATCAACATAACGAGCagaaaaatggaaaaatgAACCCTTTATTGGCAAATAAGAACACATTTCTCCAATAGCTTGCATTAAAGGATATATCACTAAACATGCCCAAATGGCAAAtgctaaaaaaaatgaaagtGAACCACTATTATGTAATGGATTCTTTATACTAACAAATAATGCTGATCCAATAGATTGAccaatcattaataaattaacaTGACGCAgattcaattttcttttggtttcaccatatttttcaatatctaaATTATCATggaaatcattaaattctTTAGCAGGAAGTGGATTTTCAATAgatattttttcaacatcatATGTTATATTATCGTTCTTTTTCagcattttttttggaatgatttgaagaaaaaagaaaaaaagaaagaagaaaatttgCCAGTCATAGAGATTCCACACCGTCATtaatgtattattattatatatatatatatatagatttGGCATtgctgcaa
This is a stretch of genomic DNA from Candida dubliniensis CD36 chromosome 1, complete sequence. It encodes these proteins:
- a CDS encoding vesicular transport protein, putative (Similar to S. cerevisiae BOS1;~Similar to C. albicans BOS1), which encodes MNSIYNHGLKQTQTITKDLTQFEKNLSTSPLSLQGAITTSLTAFRKTIKEYNDLLEKNVNDTSYTKHENRLNKFNQDLNEFTLKFDNLKKQRDIQVQESNKQELLGRRHISTTGAASASASASASSDNPYDSNSTQQQLQEDQNTMSYREGLYHEKNSLERGSEQLDRILEMGQQAFEDIVEQNEILRKVQTKFEESLITLGVSQGTIRSVERRAKQDKWLFWFCVVIMLVMFYYIVKLFR
- a CDS encoding Gln, Asn, Ser, Ala, and Gly transporter, putative (Similar to S. cerevisiae DIP5), coding for MVFGYNSDKGLSNEEKRSSTADLESVITQHTTNYDLYIARSNPSAHNAEEGHQLRQELHARHVSLIAIGGALGTGLLIGTGSALKTAGPGAILVAYGAIGFVVYMVMTALGEIASFIPLPGFANYGKRYADEALGFACGIVYLIKYLVLPANQLTAGALTMQYWVSRDRVNPGVWITVFLVVITFINFLGVKVFGEIEFWMSILKVLTCLGLILLLWIIALGGGPTHERLGFRYWKNPGAFIHYSNSAQNVAIGGSKGRFVAFVSVLVTAVFAYLGSELVAVTFSETRNPRRAIPKAIKLTLYRILVFYILSILFVGMCVSSKDPLLLGAKGTNAGASPFVIAIKNAKINGLDHLINACILLFVISASNSDMYVCSRSVYSLSVDGYLPKFFSKTNKMGVPYYGVLLSFLFCLLAYMNVSSGSAEVFTYFVNVVSLTGLIAWACILTFHIRFMKALKAQGLDRYKDLVYRSPLQPYGSYISLAICILIIFIKNFTVFLGDKFDYKNFITGYIVLPVFLIFFFGYKIIYKTKWLKPEEVDLDTYRDVIDAEFEKFEAEAAEKKAIREAEGKRFDGQWFYDKILGWIF
- a CDS encoding mitochondrial protein, putative (Similar to S. cerevisiae FMP32); the protein is MFTPISLYRSTVRTPFIIPTINSRSLSGITKFDTRKFVQTLQDKGGFSEKQAEVAVNVVNAAINDGIYSITNNLVKKESLSSIAYQQKVNFAKLKGELQTMDKSEFTSLKKEQEKLRTDLTNLKNRLKEEITKNQASVRLDLNLEKGRIREESSQHELRIEDTYSRIDEEVSNMKMQIKTVKTQVLQWLMGVSTGTLALLLTFVRFYF
- a CDS encoding proline-specific permease, putative, coding for MSKKNDNITYDVEKISIENPLPAKEFNDFHDNLDIEKYGETKRKLNSRHVNLLMIGQSIGSALFVSIKNPLHNSGSLSFFLAFAIWACLVIYPLMQAIGEMCSYLPIKGSFFHFSARYVDPALGFASSLIYTYTALMFVCIEATACAGLISFWTDINPGIFITIALVLFFLINLFGAQFYGEFESIFSSFKVILILGLMIFSLISMCGGNPQHNAYGFQHWKEGGLFKPYLVGGTTGKFLGTYNCLIWAGFAAGGPDVLALIAAEVKMPRKNIGIVAKRSYIRIYLFYLGGIFFLNCLIASNDPSLVESLKSSTVSPWTLGIQNVGVRGLGSVVNGAVLTSAFSCGNAFFFLGTRSLYSASLAGYVPRFFSKCLKSGVPINCVIFTGVISLISYLNINQSTGVVFNWFVNLATTGLLCSYICMWLSYFKFRKAYEVQTGKQMKKGQYGYYLAPKFIHPYFTYFGFFLNVVVLIFNGFWIFFPGQFSVSNLFTSYFAPVFFICLFVFWKVFKKTHWRNAMEADITTGKQYIDEEEEKDIEFELNRERRQGWVFVAWRKASDFCFS
- a CDS encoding SCW/CMP-family cell wall glucosidase precursor, putative (Similar to S. cerevisiae SCW4) → MKLDYILASLVIASITEAAPIKRGLFEDLFGTSSSNTAPAPAPAAAPAPAPAPAAAAQQAVNVNTPPAAAPAAAPATTTAASSSKGFWAGLFGGDSTNTASTAAAAAAPAPASASVASAPAAVAPVAAPAASTPQSTSSSSSFGGFFSNLYNDFFGSSSANANPQPQAPAQAQAPVQATKPTSAAPVVVTSAQIYTSVVTSAAPAAAAASPVAANGNSGSDDYSAEGLFAFLFGGGKASATASSASASSNPIYGSGSDSGSGSGSGNSAGNTGSSSGTTLGVGYQGGSPGKNTASINTATATAINGGSAAGATAAAGSLGITYSPYTKSDGCKSASQIAQDIAKLSNYEVIRLYSTDCSGIENVLSAMGSNQKLFLGVWNIDSPQGELQDIVNAVKQSSSGWNVVHTIAIGNERVNAGAASVAQVQQAVDLSKKYLKSQGYNGPIVTVDTLVAYVGNPQLCEMSDYLAVNSHPYWDGGVQPENSGQWLLQQIAHLQSVCGSSKDVLITETGWPTQGDAYGQCVPSVQNQVAAVKSIVKSLSDKVIMFTMFNDYWKDPGAYNVEQHWGLYGDPSS